One window of Paenibacillus sp. JQZ6Y-1 genomic DNA carries:
- a CDS encoding chromate transporter: MTTSLDWLDWLQLLWGFFLANVLGYGGGPASIPLMYNEIVTHYHWLNDTQFSNVLALGNTLPGPIATKIAAFVGFNVAGIPGLLIALGATVIPSAVAMIVLLKLLQKYRTSPVVKGLTLLVQPVIAVLMLILTWQLAQESYTSIGLWQSLIIAAIAFWAMQIRKIHPAFVILAAFAYGAFALPYFM, translated from the coding sequence ATGACCACAAGCTTGGATTGGCTAGATTGGCTACAATTGTTATGGGGATTCTTCCTTGCCAATGTACTCGGCTACGGCGGCGGCCCTGCTTCAATTCCGCTGATGTACAATGAGATCGTTACCCATTACCATTGGCTGAATGATACGCAATTTTCCAATGTGCTGGCGCTTGGTAATACGTTACCCGGACCGATTGCTACCAAGATTGCTGCTTTTGTCGGCTTTAATGTTGCTGGTATTCCGGGCCTGCTTATCGCGCTCGGCGCTACAGTTATTCCGTCGGCAGTAGCGATGATCGTGCTGCTAAAGCTACTGCAAAAGTATCGCACCTCGCCGGTAGTAAAAGGGCTAACGCTGCTCGTGCAACCGGTCATCGCAGTACTGATGCTCATTTTGACATGGCAACTGGCGCAAGAATCGTACACATCCATTGGACTGTGGCAATCGCTCATTATTGCCGCTATCGCTTTTTGGGCGATGCAAATTCGCAAGATTCATCCGGCGTTTGTCATTTTGGCGGCGTTTGCGTATGGCGCGTTCGCTTTGCCTTATTTTATGTAA
- a CDS encoding ATP-binding protein, whose translation MERRGGLARRVTRWTIVIFLVFGLVIFAVEWMFKQQVAHITDEVNVHLDRQNRLQTIGEDYRSAVSNFRAYLAYDGANFLALAQSDRDRFQEELAQYRNDAQDDAEAKSDLEQLSRQSQEYFSYFAIVEEYKRNNQQAEIERVAQTITTNLVRGVNMQLNQIIQGERTEVNSLLKQSQQLNSAVLFIPLVFILLGLIAALLLVRYLRQAMIKPVVELESAVKRISKGEYIHVPERELDDEIGSLIQGINYMTKQLEDRHQQLESNLKHLAEQNDKMESQNEEILLQQHEQSVILEKLTERERQLQLINTYQEKLTGYTRMGDFLENSLRALMHATHHDAIMLVVKNDAAEGQKFRMVHAIGWPQEQDNMTSEQLYGPAREVIEERKPTVRSRAVNGAERGMHNGNERADDHYYPLFDEESKVIGYLLFTTYGSLSVHIMDRLLTEGMINQFGLAYQAQLAGEDRRKQSARLVELNIELEAEKQMIKQQRDTIQEIIDSLHEGLVVCDHNGIVSFCNDQVSRVLPDLRTGASITALSEFLDRQHMGSYKLSEQIRHVMNEHMKEWKTQFTMRARDGSVHYMEMYANVITGADLSEYHLFVFRDRTEEEQANQMKNEFVSIVSHELRTPLASILGFVEILLNREVKPEKSKKYLDTIYREANRLSNLISDFLDLQRMESGKQSYTIIPFDLRTVVADVAGQWDGKQDHVVHITLPEYTTLVRADMDRITQVMHNLISNAVKYSPGKELVDVRIREQGDNWLAEVQDYGLGIPDEAKDQMFGKFYRVDNSDRRQIGGTGLGLAIVREIVRDLGGEVSFDSTLGQGSTFTVKLPKMHIPQLDERIVVIEDEENLARLIGATFEEQQYEILTLNSAEEALLGLETLQKPPLLCIVDIQLQGPKTGWDFITVLKAKELTRRVPVIVSSAFDQPGDFAEKPDEKYLQKPFTVERLLELGVSLLQQEQQTSDMVITSRSEQAVQAELQKNGLGAAQLKVVGDVIRVELVKEGNDTAALPQREDPTQG comes from the coding sequence ATGGAGCGGCGCGGCGGATTGGCCCGGCGTGTTACTCGATGGACGATTGTTATTTTTCTCGTATTTGGACTGGTTATTTTTGCGGTGGAGTGGATGTTCAAGCAGCAGGTGGCACATATTACCGATGAAGTAAATGTACATCTAGATCGTCAAAACCGGCTGCAAACGATCGGGGAAGATTATCGGTCGGCGGTATCGAATTTCCGCGCTTATCTAGCGTATGACGGAGCGAACTTCTTAGCCTTGGCGCAAAGTGATCGTGACCGTTTTCAAGAAGAACTGGCTCAATATCGCAATGATGCACAGGACGATGCGGAGGCGAAAAGCGATCTGGAACAGCTATCTCGTCAGAGTCAGGAGTATTTCAGTTATTTTGCCATCGTGGAAGAATATAAACGCAACAATCAGCAGGCAGAAATTGAACGTGTTGCCCAGACGATTACGACGAATCTGGTACGCGGTGTGAATATGCAGCTGAACCAGATTATACAGGGCGAGCGTACGGAAGTGAACTCGCTGCTCAAGCAAAGTCAGCAGTTGAATTCAGCGGTGCTGTTTATTCCGTTGGTCTTTATTTTGCTAGGATTGATCGCGGCGCTGCTGCTCGTTCGGTATCTGCGTCAGGCGATGATCAAGCCTGTAGTGGAACTAGAATCGGCAGTGAAGCGCATCAGCAAGGGAGAATACATTCATGTACCTGAGCGAGAGCTTGATGATGAGATTGGCAGTCTGATCCAAGGCATTAACTATATGACGAAGCAACTGGAAGATCGTCATCAACAATTGGAAAGCAACCTCAAGCATCTGGCAGAGCAAAACGACAAGATGGAATCACAAAATGAAGAAATTCTGCTACAGCAGCATGAGCAGTCGGTCATTTTGGAGAAGCTGACCGAGCGTGAACGTCAATTGCAGCTGATTAATACGTATCAGGAGAAGTTGACTGGATATACGCGTATGGGTGATTTTCTGGAAAATAGTCTGCGTGCATTAATGCACGCGACTCACCATGATGCGATCATGCTGGTCGTAAAAAATGATGCAGCGGAAGGGCAGAAGTTCCGTATGGTGCACGCCATCGGCTGGCCGCAAGAGCAGGATAACATGACCAGTGAGCAGCTGTATGGACCAGCACGCGAAGTCATTGAGGAGCGCAAGCCTACCGTTCGCAGCCGTGCGGTCAATGGTGCGGAGAGAGGAATGCACAACGGCAATGAGCGAGCAGATGATCATTATTACCCGCTGTTTGATGAGGAAAGTAAAGTCATCGGCTATTTGCTGTTCACGACCTATGGCAGTCTGTCCGTGCATATTATGGATCGTTTGCTGACGGAAGGGATGATCAATCAGTTCGGTCTTGCCTATCAAGCACAGCTGGCGGGTGAAGATCGTCGTAAGCAAAGTGCGCGTCTGGTCGAGCTGAATATCGAGCTGGAAGCCGAGAAGCAGATGATCAAGCAGCAGCGCGATACAATTCAAGAAATTATCGACTCGCTGCATGAGGGCCTAGTTGTATGCGATCACAACGGTATCGTCTCCTTCTGTAACGATCAGGTAAGCCGTGTACTGCCAGATCTGCGCACAGGGGCTTCGATTACTGCGTTGAGCGAGTTTTTGGATCGCCAGCATATGGGCAGCTATAAGCTGAGTGAGCAGATTCGTCATGTGATGAACGAACATATGAAAGAGTGGAAGACCCAATTTACAATGAGAGCCCGCGATGGTTCGGTTCACTATATGGAGATGTACGCTAACGTCATTACCGGCGCTGATCTGAGTGAGTATCATCTGTTTGTCTTCCGCGATCGTACAGAGGAAGAACAAGCGAATCAGATGAAAAATGAATTTGTCAGCATCGTATCGCATGAATTGCGTACCCCGCTGGCAAGTATTCTCGGCTTTGTAGAGATTTTGCTTAATCGCGAAGTCAAACCAGAGAAGTCGAAAAAGTATCTGGATACGATTTATCGCGAAGCCAATCGTCTGTCCAATCTGATCAGCGATTTTCTGGATTTGCAGCGGATGGAATCGGGCAAGCAGAGCTATACGATTATTCCGTTCGATCTGCGTACCGTAGTTGCGGATGTAGCTGGACAATGGGATGGCAAGCAGGATCATGTCGTTCATATTACATTGCCTGAGTATACTACCCTAGTACGCGCCGATATGGATCGTATTACGCAGGTCATGCACAATCTGATCAGCAATGCAGTGAAGTATTCGCCGGGCAAGGAATTGGTCGATGTACGTATTCGTGAGCAGGGCGACAACTGGTTAGCAGAGGTACAGGATTACGGTCTTGGTATTCCAGACGAAGCGAAGGATCAGATGTTTGGCAAGTTTTATCGGGTCGACAATTCCGATCGTCGTCAGATTGGCGGTACAGGATTAGGCTTGGCCATTGTGCGCGAGATTGTACGCGATCTGGGCGGAGAGGTATCGTTTGATTCTACGCTCGGTCAAGGCAGTACATTTACCGTAAAATTGCCAAAAATGCACATTCCGCAACTGGATGAACGCATTGTGGTCATTGAGGATGAGGAAAATCTGGCACGACTGATCGGTGCGACCTTTGAAGAACAGCAGTATGAGATTCTGACCTTGAACAGTGCGGAAGAAGCACTGCTGGGCTTGGAGACATTACAGAAGCCGCCGCTGCTGTGTATCGTGGATATTCAACTGCAAGGGCCGAAGACAGGCTGGGATTTTATTACCGTGCTAAAAGCGAAAGAATTGACCCGCCGTGTACCAGTCATCGTCTCGTCTGCATTTGATCAGCCGGGCGATTTTGCCGAAAAGCCGGATGAGAAATATTTGCAAAAACCATTTACGGTAGAGCGTTTGTTGGAGCTAGGAGTTTCCTTGTTACAGCAAGAGCAGCAGACGTCTGACATGGTTATTACGAGTCGCAGCGAACAAGCGGTACAGGCAGAATTGCAGAAAAATGGTCTTGGTGCCGCTCAGCTGAAAGTCGTAGGCGATGTTATTCGCGTTGAGCTGGTGAAGGAAGGGAACGACACCGCTGCACTGCCACAACGTGAAGATCCAACACAAGGATAA
- a CDS encoding glycosyltransferase family 2 protein — protein MSGIWLETIGTIFEILGIIIMVYVVVVSLVYVVLFFIAAAKLSREKDVNEAQYEQVLQEELAPPLSIIVPAYNEELNIVWSVRSLLGINYKQFEVVVVNDGSKDRTAQELIDEFDMVEIKSRVRWSGLGKETKPIRGIYRSLQHNNLVLVDKENGGKADALNVGINVCQYPYFASLDGDTVLDQDAFIKVMKPIMDAGPNEEIVATGGSVGIANGSYVDSGYLSRDSVRLSNKPLVVMQVIEYLRAFLMGRIGLSRYNLLLIVSGAFGIFKKSWVIEVGGYDVNTIGEDMELVVRLHRRIQEKKSKAQIVYVPDPVCWTEAPEQAKILRRQRTRWHRGLFESLWKNRKMLMNPRYGKIGMISMPYFLFVELLGPAVELAGIITVITGIFLDTIDIRITIILAFLMLLYGSLLSMGAVLFEEWCFKRYNRVSDLTRLFFYALSETLWYRPMMTFWRFEGLVRIAARKKHAWGDMARGGVMNTKKTDSGAGGGKP, from the coding sequence ATGAGCGGAATCTGGCTTGAAACCATTGGCACCATTTTCGAGATTCTCGGCATCATTATTATGGTTTACGTGGTCGTGGTCAGTCTGGTGTATGTGGTGCTGTTCTTTATCGCAGCCGCCAAGCTGAGTCGGGAAAAGGACGTCAACGAAGCCCAGTACGAGCAGGTGCTACAGGAAGAGCTAGCACCGCCGTTGTCGATTATCGTGCCTGCCTATAACGAAGAACTGAATATTGTTTGGAGTGTTCGCTCCCTGCTCGGGATCAACTACAAGCAATTTGAAGTCGTGGTCGTTAATGACGGCTCCAAGGATCGGACCGCACAGGAACTGATCGATGAATTCGACATGGTTGAGATCAAGAGTCGGGTACGCTGGTCTGGATTGGGTAAGGAAACGAAGCCGATTCGCGGCATTTACCGCTCGCTTCAGCACAACAATCTAGTGCTGGTCGATAAGGAAAATGGCGGTAAGGCAGATGCGCTGAATGTAGGCATCAACGTATGTCAGTATCCGTATTTTGCCTCGCTGGATGGCGATACGGTGCTGGACCAAGATGCTTTTATTAAGGTCATGAAGCCGATTATGGATGCCGGTCCGAATGAGGAAATTGTTGCGACGGGCGGCAGTGTTGGTATCGCTAATGGTAGTTATGTGGATAGCGGATATTTGAGCCGTGACAGTGTGCGATTATCGAACAAGCCACTGGTCGTGATGCAGGTAATCGAGTACCTGCGTGCCTTTTTGATGGGGCGGATTGGCTTGAGTCGTTATAACCTGCTGCTGATCGTCTCCGGCGCCTTTGGTATTTTCAAAAAAAGCTGGGTGATCGAGGTTGGCGGTTACGATGTCAACACGATTGGTGAGGATATGGAGCTGGTGGTAAGGCTGCATCGCCGGATTCAGGAGAAAAAGAGCAAGGCACAGATCGTCTATGTGCCCGATCCAGTCTGCTGGACGGAAGCGCCAGAGCAAGCCAAAATCCTGCGTCGTCAACGTACACGCTGGCATCGCGGCTTGTTCGAAAGTCTATGGAAAAACCGCAAAATGCTGATGAATCCACGTTACGGCAAAATCGGCATGATCTCTATGCCATACTTCCTGTTCGTTGAACTACTCGGACCGGCGGTGGAACTGGCGGGGATTATTACGGTTATTACTGGGATTTTCCTAGATACAATTGATATTCGGATTACGATTATTCTCGCCTTCCTGATGCTGCTGTATGGCTCACTGTTGTCCATGGGTGCTGTGCTGTTCGAGGAATGGTGCTTTAAGCGTTACAATCGGGTATCCGATCTGACGCGGTTGTTCTTTTATGCGCTGTCGGAGACGCTCTGGTATCGTCCGATGATGACGTTCTGGCGCTTCGAAGGTCTGGTGCGCATTGCTGCCCGCAAAAAACACGCTTGGGGTGATATGGCACGCGGAGGTGTCATGAACACCAAGAAAACGGATAGCGGGGCAGGCGGAGGGAAGCCATGA
- a CDS encoding response regulator, with translation MDKYQRLFIKQMKEKIREMTRPGQFSTEAELYRLLHSVKGTAGTIGLDDWFQAASERIDQLDSEGERQWEAKEARELLAPLAYLLLAAGDDLEEEGTDDVADEQESAETELPAYLGTLLVVDDDLSLLQMLKDYLERLGYMVLATPDAGRALELFYSMKPDCVVLDIVLQGSNGLDLLQEMQARSEQYLIPIVMISASNNRETRIRAYESGADDFIGKPLDVEEFAVRVKRQISRRLKLNTLLMTDELTGAYNNTYFAQELVRHLQRLPERPEPSVLTLFDLDSFRYINERFGYTEGDRLLKHFSDLVKPSLGPLDIWARDRHDRFYLLQPGMSEKEAASFANQLLAKLEQEEHHAGSESYHISFSAGVLELKPGMTAPFCYDRILRIVAEAKRRHDGVIVVPERRALEHSPSLRLSDTVRQTQTAVPDDRPVYTAPTNSSNEAESVKPDRLAASAPSSPQDTAVTPSSQSDTGEHHPSPIIETEQKMDSLLSNLSSRLQKHANHEPLFSADSEDTRLSDTSSSSRHAAGDQRSAASAEDQPEVVQPVILPDNDLIHEPDLDEAAGSPAGEAPAPFHETGQERRSAVAAGSVVLPNETSVQSAPTFRADTIREAATTDTGTRRLEWVDRDEKLLQQNARAEVQHAPVPPVDIRSWRLAIIDDDDLIRNMLTKRLAGIQVDHRLDVRAFSDGEDFFSDGWHNEDTQYLLILDRMMPRMNGMEVLRRLRSSENRSRYTVLMLTGVGDDREVAEAISAGTDDYLTKPFSIVELEARIRRLLGRMRA, from the coding sequence ATGGACAAATATCAGCGCTTATTTATTAAACAAATGAAGGAAAAAATCAGGGAAATGACCCGGCCCGGCCAGTTTAGCACAGAAGCGGAGCTGTATCGCCTGCTGCATTCGGTAAAAGGTACGGCAGGAACGATTGGACTGGACGACTGGTTCCAGGCTGCTTCGGAGCGGATTGACCAGCTGGATTCGGAAGGAGAACGCCAGTGGGAGGCAAAGGAAGCGCGCGAACTGCTGGCGCCACTTGCCTATTTGCTGCTGGCTGCTGGTGATGATCTGGAGGAAGAGGGAACAGATGATGTAGCGGATGAGCAGGAATCAGCGGAAACCGAGCTGCCTGCTTATCTTGGTACATTGCTAGTGGTAGATGACGATCTCAGTCTGCTGCAAATGCTCAAGGATTATCTGGAACGTCTCGGCTATATGGTATTAGCAACACCGGATGCAGGACGTGCGCTGGAGTTATTTTATAGTATGAAGCCGGATTGTGTAGTACTGGATATCGTGTTACAAGGCAGCAACGGTCTGGATCTGTTGCAGGAAATGCAGGCACGTAGCGAGCAGTATTTGATTCCGATTGTCATGATTAGTGCGAGCAATAACCGGGAGACGCGGATTCGTGCTTATGAATCCGGTGCAGATGATTTTATCGGTAAGCCGCTGGATGTCGAGGAATTTGCAGTGCGTGTGAAGCGTCAAATCTCACGTCGTCTCAAGCTGAATACGCTGCTGATGACAGACGAGTTGACGGGTGCGTATAACAATACGTATTTTGCACAGGAACTAGTGCGTCATTTGCAGCGTTTGCCAGAGCGTCCAGAACCGTCGGTGCTGACACTGTTTGATTTGGACAGCTTCCGCTATATCAACGAGCGGTTTGGCTATACAGAAGGCGATCGACTACTCAAGCATTTCTCTGATCTGGTGAAGCCGTCGCTTGGGCCGCTTGATATTTGGGCGCGTGACCGTCATGATCGGTTTTACTTGCTGCAACCGGGCATGAGTGAGAAGGAAGCGGCTTCGTTTGCCAATCAATTGCTGGCGAAGTTAGAACAGGAAGAACATCATGCAGGATCGGAAAGCTATCATATCTCGTTCTCGGCTGGTGTTCTGGAATTAAAGCCGGGCATGACAGCACCATTTTGTTATGATCGAATTCTGCGTATTGTGGCAGAGGCGAAGCGCCGTCATGATGGAGTGATTGTTGTCCCAGAGCGCCGTGCATTGGAGCATAGCCCATCACTGCGTCTGAGCGATACGGTACGTCAGACGCAAACAGCAGTACCAGATGATCGACCTGTGTATACAGCACCTACCAATTCCTCCAATGAAGCCGAATCTGTGAAGCCGGATCGTCTCGCTGCATCCGCCCCTTCTTCTCCGCAGGATACGGCAGTAACGCCTTCCTCCCAGAGCGATACAGGTGAGCATCATCCTTCACCGATCATTGAAACGGAGCAAAAAATGGATTCACTGCTGTCTAATTTGTCTTCTCGTCTACAAAAGCATGCCAATCATGAGCCGCTATTCTCAGCGGATTCAGAAGATACACGTTTGTCAGACACATCCTCGTCGTCACGTCATGCTGCTGGAGATCAGCGTAGTGCTGCTTCAGCGGAAGATCAGCCAGAGGTGGTACAGCCAGTGATTTTGCCAGACAATGATCTGATTCATGAGCCGGATCTGGACGAAGCAGCAGGCAGTCCAGCAGGAGAAGCTCCTGCGCCGTTCCATGAAACTGGACAAGAACGCCGTTCAGCAGTTGCTGCTGGATCGGTTGTATTACCGAATGAAACGTCTGTGCAGTCAGCACCGACATTCCGTGCAGATACGATCCGTGAAGCGGCAACGACCGATACTGGCACACGCCGACTGGAATGGGTGGACCGCGATGAGAAGCTGCTGCAACAGAATGCACGTGCTGAGGTGCAGCACGCACCAGTACCGCCAGTAGATATTCGCTCATGGCGACTGGCGATTATTGACGACGATGATCTGATTCGTAATATGCTGACCAAGCGTCTGGCAGGGATTCAGGTCGATCACCGTCTAGATGTACGAGCGTTTAGTGATGGCGAGGACTTTTTCAGTGATGGCTGGCATAACGAGGATACACAATATTTGCTGATTCTCGACCGTATGATGCCACGTATGAATGGTATGGAAGTACTGCGTCGTCTCCGCTCCTCTGAGAATCGTAGTCGCTATACGGTGCTGATGCTGACTGGGGTTGGCGATGACCGTGAAGTGGCGGAAGCGATTAGCGCTGGTACGGATGATTATTTGACCAAGCCTTTTAGTATTGTGGAGCTGGAAGCCCGTATTCGGCGGTTGCTAGGGAGGATGAGAGCATGA
- a CDS encoding Lrp/AsnC family transcriptional regulator has product MDHVDQCILLHLQQQARISMTDLGKEVGLSQPAVTERVRRMEESGIIQQYRAIVSPEKIGHQSTAYYLFHTSDGLNFVEFCQQTVEIAECHRTSGEYNYLLKVITSSIRELEDFENRISMHGDYTTLIVLSSPIDYKPLSPALLEEKRPV; this is encoded by the coding sequence ATGGACCACGTCGATCAATGTATTTTGCTTCATCTTCAACAGCAGGCTCGAATTTCTATGACGGATTTGGGCAAGGAAGTCGGTCTGTCGCAACCGGCGGTGACGGAACGGGTACGTCGAATGGAAGAGAGTGGTATTATCCAACAGTATCGTGCCATCGTCTCCCCAGAGAAAATCGGGCATCAATCCACTGCCTACTATTTGTTTCATACGAGCGATGGACTGAACTTTGTCGAGTTCTGCCAGCAGACGGTAGAGATTGCCGAATGTCACCGCACAAGCGGCGAATACAATTATTTGCTCAAAGTCATCACTTCATCAATCCGCGAGCTAGAAGATTTTGAAAATCGGATCAGTATGCACGGTGATTATACGACGTTGATCGTGCTATCCTCGCCGATTGATTACAAGCCATTATCACCCGCACTGTTAGAGGAAAAGCGTCCGGTTTAG
- a CDS encoding Lrp/AsnC family transcriptional regulator, which translates to MNPSQPSDDMLPVDIDDIDRRIIAILNQNGRISYTDLAKDIGLSRVAVQARVHTLIENGIIERFAAVINPAKIGIAVSAFFNVEVEPKHLHETADMLAEEPVVTSLYHMTGPSKLHMHGLFRDNHEMETFLKDKLYTMPGIMSVDCQVLITRYKSRMGMRL; encoded by the coding sequence ATGAATCCTTCCCAGCCGTCTGACGATATGCTGCCGGTCGATATTGATGACATTGATCGCCGGATTATTGCTATTTTAAACCAGAACGGACGCATATCCTATACCGATCTTGCCAAGGATATTGGTCTGTCTCGAGTGGCTGTACAGGCGCGTGTGCACACACTGATCGAGAACGGTATTATTGAACGTTTTGCCGCTGTGATCAATCCAGCGAAGATCGGCATTGCCGTATCTGCCTTTTTCAATGTCGAGGTGGAGCCGAAGCATCTGCATGAAACGGCAGATATGCTTGCCGAGGAGCCGGTCGTAACCAGCCTGTACCATATGACTGGACCGAGTAAGCTGCATATGCACGGGCTATTCCGTGACAATCATGAGATGGAAACCTTTTTGAAGGACAAACTATACACAATGCCGGGAATTATGAGCGTAGACTGCCAAGTGCTAATTACGCGTTATAAAAGCCGGATGGGAATGAGGCTCTGA
- a CDS encoding HEAT repeat domain-containing protein, whose amino-acid sequence MNHLSTEQVLIIIVILCVIMLVALLGLYGYLALRKATYNKRRLTIYEMVRDLELPDSALEHYLATGETSRRLSTKEPYRMEAVQEALQHRLAVTRAPEERMRIYEFAERYFSGHYKQALRSSQWSTRMNTLLWIEQFRMNTLENELISWMKNPKCSEEEHFQILRVLSKLSSEQLVDFLRDGDHELSDSQLLQILLPLNEEMRNRMLREFDRFPYRVQCSLIDALRINNIRSAEVLSLLERQLAAGDSELRIRALKAISNFGYLSPEATRQLLNVLEREHDYPETQTTSWPERLMRAKVMGNIHEDVFVSYLMEMLGDSAYRVRQQAAESLSGYKNGLELLKKVAAGEHADRYAREMAEETLERKQYERNLA is encoded by the coding sequence ATGAATCATCTGAGCACGGAACAGGTGCTGATTATTATCGTCATCCTCTGTGTGATCATGCTGGTGGCATTGCTGGGGCTGTACGGTTATTTGGCACTACGCAAGGCAACATATAACAAACGCAGATTAACGATATATGAGATGGTACGCGATCTGGAATTGCCGGATTCGGCGCTAGAGCATTATCTGGCTACCGGAGAAACCTCGCGCCGTTTGTCTACCAAAGAACCGTATCGGATGGAGGCGGTGCAGGAAGCTTTGCAGCATCGTCTTGCCGTAACGCGTGCACCGGAAGAGCGTATGCGAATTTATGAGTTTGCAGAGCGTTATTTTTCTGGGCATTATAAGCAGGCGCTGCGCAGCTCACAATGGAGTACTCGTATGAATACACTGCTCTGGATTGAGCAGTTTCGGATGAATACACTGGAAAATGAGTTGATCAGCTGGATGAAAAATCCGAAATGCTCGGAAGAGGAGCATTTTCAGATTTTGCGTGTATTGTCCAAGCTGAGCAGTGAGCAGCTAGTTGACTTTCTACGCGATGGCGATCATGAGCTGTCGGACAGTCAGCTGTTGCAAATTCTGTTGCCATTGAATGAGGAGATGCGCAACCGGATGCTGCGCGAATTTGATCGCTTTCCTTATCGGGTGCAGTGCAGTCTGATCGATGCGCTGCGTATTAACAATATCCGCTCCGCTGAGGTACTGAGCCTGCTGGAACGCCAGCTGGCTGCGGGTGATAGCGAATTGCGTATTCGCGCGTTGAAGGCAATCTCCAACTTTGGCTATCTGTCACCGGAAGCCACACGTCAGTTGCTAAATGTATTGGAGCGCGAGCACGACTATCCAGAAACACAAACTACATCTTGGCCGGAACGCCTGATGCGTGCCAAAGTGATGGGCAATATCCATGAGGATGTATTCGTATCTTATCTGATGGAAATGCTCGGCGATTCGGCGTATCGGGTACGCCAGCAGGCAGCTGAATCGCTGTCTGGTTACAAAAACGGACTGGAGCTGCTGAAAAAAGTAGCTGCCGGCGAACATGCGGACCGCTATGCACGCGAAATGGCGGAGGAGACGCTGGAAAGGAAACAATATGAGCGGAATCTGGCTTGA
- a CDS encoding chromate transporter, whose product MNISNASNPAAAPNSSDSPPPFREATYGELCWAMVRTGILGYGGGPSVMPLFRYEAVTRYRWISDDEFGEILALGNALPGPIATKMAAYLGYRSKGTLGAIVAILAHIVPSCVAMILLLSAVAFLSESKMIQGMIAAVVPVIAVMLGVMAYEFGEKAVKGLGKTLGIVLFLLVFILLQVLHVHAAIVIAAFLLYGAFHFKLVNWLRNRRSGNGGAV is encoded by the coding sequence ATGAACATATCCAATGCATCCAATCCTGCTGCCGCTCCGAACAGCAGCGACTCCCCACCACCCTTCCGCGAGGCAACGTATGGCGAATTATGCTGGGCGATGGTGCGGACTGGTATTCTCGGCTACGGCGGTGGTCCGTCGGTTATGCCGCTATTTCGATATGAAGCCGTCACGCGTTACCGCTGGATCAGCGATGATGAATTCGGTGAGATTTTGGCGCTCGGCAATGCGCTGCCCGGACCAATTGCTACCAAGATGGCGGCGTATCTCGGCTATCGCAGCAAAGGTACATTGGGTGCCATCGTTGCGATTCTGGCGCATATCGTTCCTTCCTGCGTAGCGATGATTCTTCTGCTATCAGCGGTCGCTTTTCTGAGTGAGTCGAAAATGATTCAAGGCATGATCGCCGCCGTTGTACCGGTTATTGCCGTGATGCTGGGTGTCATGGCATACGAATTTGGCGAAAAGGCGGTCAAGGGGCTTGGCAAGACGCTTGGCATTGTTTTATTCCTTCTTGTCTTCATTCTGCTACAGGTGCTTCATGTGCATGCCGCTATAGTAATCGCTGCCTTCCTGCTTTACGGTGCCTTTCACTTTAAGCTGGTGAACTGGTTGCGAAATCGCCGTTCCGGCAATGGAGGTGCCGTATGA